Proteins encoded together in one Bombiscardovia nodaiensis window:
- the tyrA gene encoding prephenate dehydrogenase: MVDPLDQMHPLPGMAASPILTSAHKIAIAGLGLIGGSLARRLVQRGRFVVAWNHTDKPYEAAQAAGIHTVDSLEELALGKPDVLVLATPLKAMPDMLSRLAPVLPKVTTLTDVGSVKGQVRAQATQAGLAGQYVGAHPMTGSEFSGYAASDPDLFEDALWALCVDEQTDMSRFLTVADMVTQGVGDRFICLDDATHDRSAALISHMPHVVATALAGMLSASPERQVAAALAAGSWRDMTRVALTDPQRTEAMVLEDAANVASDLRQLSSTLSQVAGHLEEVSLVNSTAQASPSAEIPPGKALGQLREFFAAAQPFRNYKAAQQSQVPRQQAAVVNLQLSDEGWRDELKASALQGQQVVRFLTTHQAQVSPALSW, translated from the coding sequence ATGGTAGATCCCCTTGACCAGATGCACCCCCTGCCGGGTATGGCAGCCTCGCCTATTTTGACCTCGGCCCACAAGATAGCCATCGCTGGTCTGGGGCTCATCGGCGGTTCGCTGGCGCGGCGGTTGGTTCAACGGGGGCGGTTCGTGGTGGCCTGGAACCATACTGACAAGCCCTATGAGGCAGCCCAGGCCGCTGGTATCCACACCGTAGACAGCCTAGAGGAGTTGGCTCTTGGCAAGCCAGACGTGCTGGTGTTGGCTACTCCTCTCAAGGCTATGCCAGACATGCTCTCTCGGTTAGCTCCGGTCCTGCCCAAGGTCACTACGCTCACCGATGTGGGCAGTGTCAAGGGCCAAGTAAGAGCCCAGGCCACCCAAGCAGGTTTGGCAGGGCAGTATGTGGGCGCTCACCCTATGACAGGCAGCGAGTTTTCAGGCTACGCGGCCAGCGATCCAGACCTTTTTGAAGACGCACTCTGGGCCTTATGCGTGGACGAGCAGACGGATATGAGTCGCTTTTTAACGGTGGCTGACATGGTGACTCAGGGGGTGGGAGACCGCTTCATCTGCCTGGACGATGCTACTCACGACCGCAGCGCGGCGCTCATCTCGCACATGCCGCATGTGGTGGCAACAGCTTTGGCGGGCATGCTCTCAGCTTCGCCGGAGCGACAAGTGGCAGCCGCGTTAGCAGCGGGTTCCTGGCGGGACATGACGCGAGTAGCGCTGACTGACCCCCAGCGGACTGAAGCCATGGTCCTCGAAGATGCTGCCAATGTGGCGAGTGACCTGCGCCAGCTCTCATCGACACTCAGCCAAGTGGCAGGCCATTTGGAAGAGGTATCACTTGTGAATTCAACGGCACAAGCCTCCCCATCTGCTGAGATTCCGCCAGGAAAAGCTCTGGGCCAGCTCCGGGAATTCTTCGCTGCAGCCCAGCCTTTCCGCAATTACAAGGCAGCCCAACAGAGCCAGGTGCCCAGGCAGCAGGCGGCAGTGGTCAACCTGCAGCTGAGCGACGAGGGTTGGAGGGATGAGCTCAAAGCCTCGGCCCTGCAAGGTCAGCAGGTAGTGCGGTTCTTGACCACCCACCAGGCGCAAGTGTCGCCCGCTCTCAGCTGGTAG
- the pheA gene encoding chorismate mutase: MSGSAGERQLYYLGPEGTFTHQAAISSHKLLAQATGERLQLVPAATAHEIVERVEAGQGLGVLAWQNNVEGPVVPNMDALIDAQSSAAFAQVSVDIVFDAFVRPDHGSLQEVSAHPHGLAQCRGFIRSQSLAELSASSNAAACRDLTAHQVGLGPRICGELYGLESYQEGVQDFQGAHTDFFLLAPRAQVAGLARSCSQVPQHQGAKMDFESTLVFIPLHTGPGVLADLLDQIRAAGLNMTSFMSRPIKGHDGTYSFIVCLDSAPWEADLRHLLTGFIQQGVWVKTLAVCPRLAAPNPPVDQWMLPGGGAGGRGGSPDEWLANQAQLESELLW; encoded by the coding sequence ATGAGCGGGAGCGCGGGGGAGCGGCAGCTCTACTACTTGGGGCCTGAGGGCACGTTTACCCACCAGGCGGCTATCAGCAGTCACAAACTTTTAGCGCAGGCGACTGGCGAGCGGCTGCAACTGGTGCCGGCAGCTACGGCGCACGAGATTGTCGAGCGGGTTGAAGCTGGCCAGGGCCTGGGCGTTTTAGCTTGGCAGAACAATGTAGAGGGCCCAGTAGTGCCGAACATGGACGCACTTATCGATGCCCAATCCAGTGCAGCTTTTGCGCAAGTCAGTGTCGATATTGTCTTCGATGCGTTCGTTCGCCCGGATCATGGGAGTTTGCAGGAAGTCAGTGCCCACCCGCACGGCTTGGCCCAGTGCCGGGGCTTCATCCGCTCTCAGAGTCTGGCTGAGCTGTCGGCCTCTTCCAATGCCGCTGCCTGCCGTGACCTCACAGCCCATCAGGTGGGCTTGGGGCCTCGCATTTGTGGCGAACTCTACGGGCTCGAAAGCTATCAGGAGGGAGTCCAAGATTTTCAAGGTGCCCACACTGATTTCTTCCTACTGGCTCCTCGTGCTCAGGTCGCTGGTCTGGCTCGGAGCTGCTCTCAGGTGCCCCAGCATCAAGGAGCCAAGATGGATTTTGAATCTACCTTGGTTTTTATCCCCCTACACACCGGGCCTGGAGTGTTAGCCGACTTGCTCGACCAGATTCGTGCTGCCGGTCTCAACATGACTTCTTTTATGTCTCGGCCCATCAAAGGCCACGACGGCACGTATTCCTTCATTGTTTGCCTCGACAGCGCCCCCTGGGAGGCGGATTTGCGCCACCTGCTGACCGGTTTTATCCAGCAGGGGGTGTGGGTGAAAACCTTGGCTGTGTGCCCGCGGCTGGCTGCTCCCAATCCGCCGGTAGACCAGTGGATGCTGCCAGGTGGTGGGGCCGGAGGGCGCGGCGGCTCCCCAGATGAATGGCTTGCGAATCAGGCGCAATTAGAAAGTGAACTTTTATGGTAG
- the typA gene encoding GTP-binding protein codes for MKNEVLMAVRGDIRNVAIVAHVDHGKTTLVNAMLQQSHVFSEREEVPDRVMDSNDLEREKGITILAKNTAVQYTGPLAAELNEPNGITINVVDTPGHADFGGEVERGISMVDGVVLLVDASEGPLPQTRFVLRKALEAKLPVILCVNKTDRPDARISEVVSESTDLLLGLAQDVSEEGVKLDLDSLLDLPVIYCAAKAGKASVNQPADGTEPDNDDLEPLFDAILKNIPAPEYEEGAPLQAHVTNIDASDYLGRLGLVRIYNGSLKKGTQYGLSRVDGSVEHFKLTEILRTQGLDRVPTEEAGPGDIVAVAGVDDIMIGETIVDPDDPKPLPLIHVDAPAISMTFGTNDSPLVGTEGKDHKLTARMLKDRLDRELIGNVSIKVLPTERPDAWEVQGRGELALAILAEQMRREGYELTVGRPQVVTQIIDGKLNEPMESDTIDVPEEYMGAVTQLMAERKGRMESMSNHGSGWVRMQFSVPSRGLIGFRTALLSSTRGTGISSSISAGYAPWAGEISTRQNGSMVSDRAGKASPYAMQKLQARGNFFVEPQDPVYEGQIVGVTNKPGDLDINVTLEKHMTNMRSATADVLETLTPPIQMSLEESLDFANEDECVEVTPESIRIRKIILDRDAWYKWNARQRRANQKNK; via the coding sequence ATGAAGAATGAGGTTTTGATGGCGGTACGTGGAGATATTCGTAATGTAGCAATCGTGGCACACGTGGATCACGGTAAAACGACCCTAGTGAATGCCATGCTGCAGCAGTCGCATGTCTTCTCCGAGCGTGAGGAAGTGCCTGATCGTGTGATGGACTCCAACGACTTGGAGCGCGAGAAGGGCATCACTATTCTGGCCAAGAACACGGCCGTCCAGTACACGGGACCGCTGGCTGCTGAGCTCAATGAACCCAATGGCATCACCATCAACGTGGTCGACACCCCAGGCCACGCCGACTTCGGTGGCGAAGTTGAGCGCGGTATTTCCATGGTTGATGGCGTGGTGCTCCTGGTTGACGCTTCCGAAGGCCCCTTGCCGCAGACCCGGTTCGTCCTGCGCAAGGCCCTGGAAGCCAAGCTGCCAGTCATCCTGTGCGTCAACAAGACTGACCGCCCCGATGCCCGTATCTCCGAGGTGGTCTCTGAGTCCACCGACTTGCTCCTGGGCCTGGCGCAAGATGTGAGCGAGGAAGGCGTGAAGCTGGACTTGGACTCCCTGCTGGACCTGCCGGTCATCTACTGCGCAGCCAAGGCCGGTAAGGCTTCGGTCAATCAGCCCGCCGACGGCACCGAACCCGACAACGACGACCTTGAGCCCCTCTTCGACGCTATTTTGAAGAACATCCCTGCCCCTGAGTACGAGGAAGGCGCCCCGCTGCAGGCGCACGTAACCAACATCGACGCTTCGGACTACCTGGGCCGTTTGGGTCTGGTCCGCATTTACAACGGCAGCTTGAAGAAGGGCACCCAGTACGGCTTGTCGCGTGTGGACGGGTCGGTCGAGCACTTCAAGCTCACCGAGATTCTGCGCACGCAGGGTCTGGATCGCGTGCCCACCGAGGAAGCGGGTCCTGGCGATATTGTGGCTGTGGCTGGCGTGGACGACATCATGATTGGCGAGACGATTGTCGATCCGGATGACCCCAAGCCCCTGCCGCTGATTCACGTCGACGCTCCTGCTATCTCCATGACCTTCGGCACCAACGATTCTCCGCTGGTAGGCACCGAGGGCAAGGACCACAAGCTGACGGCCCGCATGTTGAAGGACCGCCTGGACCGCGAACTGATTGGTAACGTCTCCATCAAGGTTCTGCCTACCGAGCGCCCAGACGCTTGGGAGGTTCAGGGTCGTGGTGAGCTGGCCTTGGCTATCTTGGCTGAGCAGATGCGCCGCGAAGGCTATGAGCTGACCGTGGGCCGTCCCCAGGTGGTGACGCAAATTATCGACGGTAAGCTCAACGAGCCTATGGAGTCCGACACGATTGACGTGCCCGAAGAGTACATGGGTGCGGTCACTCAGCTGATGGCTGAACGCAAGGGCCGCATGGAATCCATGAGCAACCACGGCTCCGGCTGGGTGCGCATGCAGTTTAGCGTGCCTTCGCGCGGCCTGATTGGTTTCCGCACAGCCCTCCTTTCGTCTACTCGCGGTACCGGCATCTCCTCCTCGATTTCGGCCGGTTATGCGCCTTGGGCGGGTGAGATTTCCACCCGTCAGAATGGTTCTATGGTTTCTGACCGCGCCGGTAAAGCCAGCCCCTACGCCATGCAGAAGCTCCAAGCCCGCGGTAATTTCTTCGTGGAGCCCCAGGATCCGGTCTATGAGGGCCAGATAGTGGGTGTGACCAACAAGCCTGGTGACTTGGACATCAACGTCACCCTGGAAAAGCATATGACCAACATGCGTTCGGCCACTGCCGACGTTTTGGAGACTCTGACACCTCCTATACAGATGAGCTTGGAGGAGTCGCTGGACTTCGCCAACGAGGATGAGTGCGTCGAAGTGACGCCTGAGTCGATTCGTATTCGCAAGATTATCCTGGACCGCGACGCTTGGTACAAGTGGAACGCCCGCCAGCGCAGGGCCAACCAGAAGAACAAGTAG
- the scpA gene encoding segregation/condensation protein A, with translation MDVYQGPFDALLSMLANRRLELTEISLGVITEEFLAYVKTLDLAQNMDEASSFLDVASILVEAKSAALLPDHGDSPANEQSLEALRERDLLFARLLQYKAFKEAAERFRLELAQGAAAVPHQAHLNADVAALLPALQFTTSPLQLAQLAAHALANAPASQVSVTQLHVPLVDLRQQAGVVRQRLLEAAGRPVSFASIIEQASSRLEVVARFLAVLILFKQQDIQYKQEGPYAPLYLRWVGQGQGEPIAVSEGDFE, from the coding sequence TTGGATGTCTACCAAGGGCCGTTCGACGCGCTCTTAAGTATGCTGGCCAACCGGCGACTTGAGCTGACGGAAATTTCCCTAGGCGTTATTACTGAGGAATTTCTGGCCTATGTCAAGACCTTGGATTTGGCGCAAAACATGGACGAGGCCAGCTCCTTCCTCGACGTGGCTTCGATTCTAGTGGAGGCCAAGAGTGCGGCCCTGTTGCCGGACCATGGGGATTCGCCAGCCAACGAGCAGTCCTTGGAAGCCCTGCGCGAGCGGGACCTTCTGTTCGCCCGACTCTTGCAGTACAAGGCCTTTAAGGAGGCGGCAGAGCGCTTTAGGCTTGAACTAGCGCAAGGCGCTGCGGCCGTGCCCCACCAGGCCCATTTGAATGCGGATGTGGCAGCCTTACTGCCGGCCCTGCAGTTCACAACCAGCCCCCTGCAGTTGGCCCAGCTGGCAGCCCACGCTCTGGCCAATGCTCCGGCCAGCCAGGTGTCTGTTACTCAGCTGCATGTGCCTCTGGTTGATTTGCGCCAGCAGGCGGGGGTTGTGCGCCAGCGCCTGCTCGAAGCGGCCGGTCGGCCCGTGTCTTTTGCCTCGATTATTGAGCAAGCCTCGAGCAGGCTTGAAGTGGTGGCGCGCTTTCTCGCGGTCTTGATTTTGTTTAAGCAGCAAGACATCCAGTACAAGCAGGAGGGGCCGTATGCGCCGCTCTACTTGCGCTGGGTAGGGCAGGGGCAGGGGGAGCCGATAGCCGTGAGTGAGGGAGATTTCGAGTGA
- the parA_1 gene encoding chromosome partitioning protein ParA, translating to MPTDLLGREYETFAAPQPLSQHGPARVIAMCNQKGGVGKTTSSINIGGALSDYGRRVLIVDFDPQGAATVGLGINANSVDNTIYTALFNPSMDVHEVVMHTRFENLDIIPANIDLSAAEVQLVTEVGREQVLASTLKPLIDEYDVIIVDCQPSLGLLTVNALTAADGVIIPVAAEFFALRGVALLMQSIEKVRTRINPDLQVYGVLVTMYTRTLHSDEVLQRIYEAFQNKVFHSVITRSIKLPDATVSGVPITMYAPQHKTAKEYREVARELIANGIVA from the coding sequence ATGCCTACGGATTTATTAGGGCGCGAATACGAGACATTCGCCGCACCTCAGCCTTTGAGCCAGCACGGGCCAGCCCGCGTTATCGCTATGTGCAACCAAAAAGGTGGTGTTGGTAAAACGACCAGCTCCATCAACATTGGTGGCGCTTTGAGCGACTACGGCAGGCGGGTGCTCATTGTAGACTTCGACCCTCAGGGGGCCGCAACCGTGGGCCTAGGAATTAACGCTAACAGCGTAGATAATACGATTTACACGGCCCTGTTCAATCCCTCTATGGACGTGCACGAAGTGGTCATGCACACCCGTTTTGAGAATTTGGATATTATCCCGGCGAATATTGACCTGTCCGCAGCGGAGGTGCAGCTGGTGACGGAAGTGGGGCGCGAGCAGGTGCTGGCCTCCACACTCAAGCCGCTGATAGACGAATACGATGTGATTATCGTCGACTGCCAGCCTTCCCTGGGCCTGCTGACTGTGAACGCGCTCACTGCTGCCGACGGCGTGATTATCCCCGTGGCTGCTGAGTTCTTCGCCCTGCGCGGTGTGGCCCTGCTCATGCAGTCCATCGAAAAAGTGCGCACCCGCATCAACCCGGACTTGCAGGTCTACGGTGTGCTGGTCACCATGTACACCCGTACCCTCCATTCCGACGAGGTCCTGCAGCGCATCTACGAGGCCTTCCAGAACAAGGTTTTCCACTCGGTCATCACGCGTTCCATCAAGCTGCCGGACGCCACGGTCTCCGGCGTGCCGATTACTATGTACGCCCCCCAGCACAAAACGGCGAAAGAGTACCGGGAGGTTGCCCGAGAGCTCATAGCCAACGGCATCGTAGCGTGA
- the xerD gene encoding tyrosine recombinase XerD has product MNSTSQAGYEELVEQFLVHTGVERGLARATVAAYRADIGKYTDWLVSQGRTDLAQVTRQDVQAYLASLDGESAASKARRLASVHELHKFALSQGLLPADVSQAVKAPKGSSRLPDVLTIAEVTHLLDAAAVPGSSDPVSLRDRALLEFMYATGCRVSEAVGANIEDVDLDQGLARLTGKGSKQRLVPVGSYARKALEAYLNMGRPALERKASKSAELSALFLNKRGKRMSRQSVWLVVQEAAERAGISKPVHPHTLRHSFATHLIEGGADVRSVQELLGHASVTTTQIYTHVSPQRLIETYQTAHPRAR; this is encoded by the coding sequence ATGAATAGCACGAGCCAGGCTGGGTACGAAGAGTTGGTAGAGCAGTTTCTGGTCCACACTGGGGTAGAGCGCGGTCTCGCCCGAGCCACGGTGGCGGCTTACAGGGCGGATATAGGCAAGTACACCGACTGGCTGGTCAGCCAGGGCCGGACAGACCTCGCTCAAGTGACCCGGCAAGATGTACAAGCCTATCTAGCCTCCCTGGATGGCGAATCCGCAGCTAGCAAGGCTCGTCGGCTAGCCAGTGTGCACGAACTCCACAAATTCGCCCTGTCTCAAGGCCTCCTGCCAGCCGATGTGTCGCAAGCGGTCAAAGCTCCCAAGGGCTCCTCGCGCCTGCCCGATGTGCTCACTATTGCCGAGGTGACGCACTTGTTAGATGCGGCGGCGGTCCCGGGCAGTAGTGACCCGGTCTCTCTGCGAGATCGGGCTCTCTTGGAATTCATGTATGCCACTGGCTGCCGGGTCTCCGAAGCGGTAGGGGCGAATATTGAGGACGTGGATCTGGATCAGGGGCTGGCCCGGCTGACCGGCAAAGGCTCCAAGCAGCGCCTGGTACCGGTCGGCTCCTACGCCAGGAAGGCCCTGGAAGCCTATCTGAACATGGGCAGGCCTGCTCTGGAGCGCAAGGCCAGCAAGAGTGCAGAGCTGAGCGCCCTCTTTCTCAACAAGCGGGGCAAGCGCATGAGCCGGCAGTCGGTCTGGCTGGTGGTGCAGGAGGCAGCCGAGCGCGCCGGCATCAGCAAGCCCGTCCACCCGCACACCCTGCGTCATTCCTTCGCCACCCACTTAATTGAGGGAGGAGCGGACGTGCGCAGTGTCCAGGAACTCCTGGGCCACGCTTCGGTCACGACTACGCAAATCTATACTCATGTCAGCCCCCAGCGCCTCATCGAAACCTACCAGACCGCCCATCCCCGTGCCAGGTGA
- the rplT gene encoding 50S ribosomal protein L20, translating into MARVKRAVNAHKKRRVVLERASGYRGQRSRLYRKAKEQLFHSFNYNYRDRKARKGDFRKLWIQRINAAACRAQGITYNRFIQGLRLAGIELDRRALAELAVSDIDTFNSIVEEAKKALPADVNVPVAA; encoded by the coding sequence ATGGCACGTGTCAAGAGGGCAGTGAACGCTCACAAGAAGCGCAGGGTCGTACTAGAGAGGGCTTCTGGCTACCGTGGTCAGCGTTCGCGTCTCTACCGTAAGGCCAAGGAACAGCTCTTCCACTCCTTTAACTACAACTACCGCGACCGCAAGGCTCGCAAGGGTGACTTCCGCAAGCTGTGGATCCAGCGCATCAATGCTGCTGCCTGCCGCGCCCAGGGCATCACTTACAACCGCTTCATCCAGGGTCTGCGCCTGGCCGGTATTGAGCTGGACCGTCGCGCCCTGGCTGAGCTGGCCGTCTCAGACATCGACACCTTCAACTCCATCGTAGAGGAAGCCAAGAAGGCTCTCCCCGCCGACGTGAACGTTCCGGTGGCTGCCTGA
- the rpmI gene encoding 50S ribosomal protein L35 — protein sequence MPKMKSNSAASKRIRVTGTGKLMQAGTSMRHNLEHKSARKRRALSRDAVLAKSQAKNMKKMLSK from the coding sequence ATGCCGAAGATGAAAAGTAATTCAGCCGCGTCTAAGCGTATCCGTGTCACAGGCACGGGCAAGCTCATGCAGGCTGGAACCAGCATGCGCCACAATCTTGAGCACAAGTCGGCCCGCAAGCGTCGTGCCCTCTCGCGTGATGCCGTGCTCGCTAAGAGCCAGGCCAAGAACATGAAGAAGATGCTGAGCAAGTGA
- the infC gene encoding translation initiation factor IF-3, translated as MRLIGPKGEQVGIIATSVALNLAKEASLDLVEVAPQAKPPVAKLIDYGKYKYTEKVKARQARRNQTTAEIKEIRFRLKIDEHDFQVKKGHVERFLSAGDKVKVTIMLRGREQYRPIGGVELLRRLADEVSELGSVEFAPKQEGRNIIMTLAPKGKKVHTQSEQRRRGDQARAERQARQAARLAAKQDGQGAKVQAEQEAQKEVEQIDAEPAPHTASMKKTISKEGSNAEDEK; from the coding sequence GTGCGTCTGATCGGTCCGAAGGGTGAACAGGTGGGGATTATTGCGACTTCGGTTGCCCTCAACCTGGCTAAGGAGGCTAGCCTCGATTTAGTTGAGGTGGCCCCGCAGGCGAAGCCACCAGTGGCTAAGCTCATCGACTACGGCAAGTACAAGTACACCGAGAAGGTCAAGGCTCGCCAGGCCCGTCGTAACCAGACGACAGCCGAAATCAAGGAAATCCGTTTCCGCTTGAAGATTGACGAGCATGACTTCCAGGTCAAGAAGGGCCATGTTGAGCGCTTCCTGTCCGCTGGAGACAAGGTCAAGGTCACCATTATGCTGCGTGGCCGCGAGCAGTACCGCCCCATCGGCGGCGTAGAGCTCTTGCGGCGACTGGCAGATGAGGTCTCTGAGCTGGGTAGCGTTGAGTTCGCTCCCAAGCAGGAGGGGCGCAACATCATCATGACCCTGGCTCCCAAGGGTAAGAAGGTGCACACCCAGTCCGAGCAGCGCCGTCGCGGCGATCAGGCTCGTGCTGAGCGCCAGGCTCGGCAGGCAGCTCGTCTGGCCGCCAAGCAAGACGGTCAGGGCGCTAAGGTCCAGGCCGAGCAGGAGGCTCAGAAGGAAGTCGAGCAAATCGACGCTGAGCCAGCCCCGCACACAGCTTCCATGAAGAAGACAATATCCAAGGAGGGCAGCAATGCCGAAGATGAAAAGTAA
- the msrA gene encoding peptide-methionine (R)-S-oxide reductase yields the protein MAEQGAKQLESFYLAGGCFWGMERYFQGVSGVRSTRVGYAQSQVEHPSYEQVCSGRTDAVEAVEVVYDPQMVSLRTLVLLFLDAINPYSLDRQGNDQGRQYRSGLYWEPGYRPDQEPVFRRALKDLAKRDGKEPVVEVEELKNFYQAEESHQDYLRKHPSGYCHIPAEKIAGVAARQRFIEQIWALDPLQYQVTQEAATERPFENAYDANFRPGIYVDRVSGQPLFSSADKFDAGCGWPSFSRPIDPKALSERKDFKLFGRPRVEVRTAVSDSHLGHVFTDGPKERGGLRYCMNSAALRFIPREDMAAQGYGDYLPLVDGQA from the coding sequence ATGGCAGAGCAGGGAGCGAAGCAGCTGGAGTCCTTCTACCTGGCGGGGGGCTGCTTCTGGGGCATGGAGCGCTACTTCCAAGGTGTGTCGGGTGTGCGTTCCACCAGGGTTGGCTACGCCCAGTCTCAGGTTGAGCACCCCTCCTATGAGCAAGTTTGCTCCGGGCGCACCGACGCTGTAGAAGCCGTGGAAGTAGTCTACGATCCCCAAATGGTGAGCCTGCGGACGCTGGTTTTGCTCTTCCTCGATGCTATTAATCCGTACTCCCTGGACCGGCAGGGCAACGACCAGGGCCGCCAGTACCGGTCGGGGCTCTACTGGGAGCCCGGATACCGCCCAGACCAGGAGCCGGTCTTCCGCAGGGCCTTGAAAGATCTGGCCAAGCGCGATGGCAAGGAGCCGGTGGTTGAGGTGGAGGAGCTGAAAAACTTCTACCAGGCGGAGGAATCCCACCAGGATTACCTGCGCAAACATCCGAGCGGATACTGCCATATTCCCGCCGAAAAGATAGCGGGAGTGGCTGCCCGCCAGCGGTTCATTGAGCAGATTTGGGCCCTGGACCCCTTGCAGTATCAGGTGACACAGGAGGCGGCCACCGAGCGCCCCTTCGAGAATGCCTACGATGCCAACTTCCGCCCGGGCATCTACGTGGATCGGGTGAGTGGCCAGCCCCTATTCTCCTCAGCCGACAAGTTCGACGCTGGCTGCGGTTGGCCCTCCTTCAGTCGGCCCATCGACCCCAAGGCGCTGAGCGAACGCAAGGATTTCAAGCTCTTCGGTCGCCCCCGGGTCGAAGTGCGCACGGCTGTATCCGACTCCCACCTGGGCCACGTCTTCACCGACGGTCCCAAGGAACGCGGAGGCCTGCGCTACTGCATGAACTCCGCAGCTTTGCGGTTCATTCCCCGAGAGGACATGGCCGCCCAAGGATACGGCGACTACCTGCCCCTTGTTGACGGCCAGGCCTGA
- a CDS encoding ArsC family transcriptional regulator encodes MTNSHQQPLFVCYARCSTCAKARTWLQEHHIDVHERDIKGDNPTYEELKTWLRLSGLPIKRFFNTSGMSYRQLDADHRPDALSEDEALRLLAKDGMLVKRPILVDGDHVLVGFHLSDWEGYLNAQTNRK; translated from the coding sequence ATGACCAACTCTCACCAGCAGCCCCTGTTCGTCTGCTATGCGCGCTGCTCCACCTGCGCCAAGGCCCGCACCTGGCTGCAGGAGCACCACATTGACGTTCACGAGCGCGATATTAAGGGCGACAACCCCACCTACGAGGAGCTCAAGACTTGGCTACGCTTGAGCGGACTACCCATCAAGCGTTTTTTCAACACTTCGGGCATGTCCTACCGGCAGCTGGATGCGGACCACCGCCCGGATGCCCTGAGCGAGGACGAAGCCCTGCGCTTACTGGCTAAAGACGGCATGTTGGTCAAGAGGCCGATTTTGGTAGATGGAGATCATGTGCTAGTCGGTTTTCATTTGAGCGATTGGGAGGGATATTTGAACGCTCAGACGAACAGGAAATGA
- the gap gene encoding type I glyceraldehyde-3-phosphate dehydrogenase encodes MTVKIGINGFGRIGRLAFRRIFELQQRGGDASNIEVAAINDLTTPSMLAYLLKYDSTQGPFRHDDGTPVEVSSTDTAIIVDGKEYTVYAEKDANNIPWVKNDGVDYVLECTGFYTSAEKSQAHLNAGAKKVLISAPAKDDTTPTVVYGVNHEILKPSDKIISAGSCTTGSLAAMVKLLDDKFGIRIGFMTTIHAYTGTQMLLDGPRGKNGRSNRAAAINTIEHSTGAAKAIGKVVPSVDGKLQGHAQRVAVPDGSVTELTSVLNKKVTAEEINAAFKEAFSDTDYFGYNEDGIVSSDIIGDTHGGVFDATQTDVNNAGDDQLVRTVSFYDNENGFTSNMIRTLLYFAEIGE; translated from the coding sequence ATGACAGTAAAGATTGGTATCAACGGCTTCGGTCGTATTGGTCGCTTGGCTTTCCGTCGTATTTTTGAACTGCAGCAGCGCGGCGGTGACGCTTCGAACATTGAGGTCGCAGCCATCAACGATCTGACCACGCCTTCGATGCTGGCCTACCTGCTCAAGTACGACAGCACCCAGGGTCCCTTCCGCCACGACGACGGCACCCCGGTAGAGGTCTCCTCCACCGATACGGCCATCATTGTAGACGGCAAGGAATACACCGTCTACGCCGAGAAGGATGCTAACAACATTCCTTGGGTCAAGAACGATGGCGTTGACTATGTGCTTGAGTGCACCGGCTTCTACACCTCCGCAGAGAAGTCTCAGGCCCACCTGAACGCAGGCGCCAAGAAGGTCCTGATTTCCGCTCCTGCCAAGGACGACACCACCCCCACCGTGGTCTACGGCGTCAACCATGAGATCTTGAAGCCTTCCGACAAGATCATCTCCGCTGGCTCCTGCACCACCGGTTCTCTGGCCGCCATGGTCAAGCTGCTGGACGACAAGTTCGGCATCCGCATTGGCTTCATGACCACCATCCACGCCTACACCGGCACCCAGATGCTGCTCGACGGCCCCCGTGGCAAGAACGGTCGTTCCAACCGCGCTGCCGCCATCAACACCATTGAGCACTCCACCGGTGCTGCCAAGGCCATCGGCAAGGTTGTTCCTTCCGTGGACGGCAAGCTCCAGGGCCACGCCCAGCGCGTAGCCGTCCCCGATGGCTCCGTCACCGAGCTGACCTCCGTACTGAACAAGAAGGTCACCGCTGAGGAAATCAACGCTGCCTTCAAGGAAGCCTTCTCCGACACCGATTACTTCGGCTACAACGAAGACGGCATCGTCTCCTCCGACATCATTGGCGACACCCACGGCGGTGTCTTCGATGCCACCCAGACCGACGTGAACAACGCCGGCGACGATCAGCTGGTCCGCACCGTCTCCTTCTACGACAACGAGAACGGTTTCACCTCCAACATGATCCGCACCCTGCTCTACTTCGCTGAGATTGGCGAGTGA